Sequence from the Drosophila innubila isolate TH190305 chromosome 3L unlocalized genomic scaffold, UK_Dinn_1.0 0_D_3L, whole genome shotgun sequence genome:
CTGTTCCGTCGCAACTGATGTATTCGGGGCATGTGTATCCGGGTCCAGCGTCCAATGTGATTGCCATGCAGCCAAAGACGCAACTGGAGTCTGCGTTCTTTATGCCCGATGAGATGCGCACCGATATTCTTGCCCGCAACGAGATCTCCAACCTGATTATGGATGCAGCAGAGGCGGCACAACATGCCCTGCCCCTCGAGGTGGACAACTATCATGCACTTTATCCTCTAGAGCCGCCAGCCCAAGCGATGCACAACAAACTGACGTTACCAGCGAGCACATACCGCGCCACGCACAATAGCACAGGATTCAAGTATTGCCTGAGAAGATTACACGGTTAGAACAGTCTGCAAACCAGCCCatatgattgattgattgattgattgtgaTTGATGTATATTGCAGGCTTTCGCTTGCAGTCCACAAAGTGTATGACGCTCGTGGAGATGTGGAAGAAGCTACAGCACACGAATGTTGTGCAACTGCGTGAGGTGTTTACAACAAAAGCATTTGGTGATAACTGTAAGTGAACGCTCCAGTCGATTCTGTACGACTACGAGATACCCTAAACTCAAGcatatagaaaaaaagaaaattaaagatcataataataaagattCGAAATTTGTTGCAAGCTGTAATCAGATAAAGTAATATTAAGTTTTCCCTACATCTTCATTCACAGCATTAGTATTAGTGTACGACTATTATCCCGGCTCACAGACATTGCTGGCCAAATACTTTACGCCAACGCCCGAGGCCAACGGCTACACAGATCCATTCCAAGGCGAGGCACGCCCCTTCAGGTGAGTGCGCCCCAATCTAAACgaattgaaattcaaactAATCCTTTTTTATTGCTTGACAGTCATAAGAGCAACATGCAGCGCACAAATAACGGACCATTGCTGCCGGAATCGACAATTTGGTCCATAATAATGCAGTTAACCGCTGGTCTACGGGCCATCCATCAGGCGGGTTTGGCCTGCAAGTAAGTCCAACTTGTGCTAATCTTTCAATTCTCTAATTCTctctaatttgtttaattctctTGCCCATCTAGAATCCTAGATCCCACTAAGATCATTGTGACTGGGAAACGTGTGCGTTTTAGCTCCTGCTGTGTCTCGGATATCACGCAATTCGATCCAAATGCGGCAAATCCCTTGGCCTTGGTCAATATGCATCAGCAGGTAACACTTTTGTTGCACTGTGTAATATACAActgaagtgtgtgtgtgcgtaaacTAAGTGCTTGATTTGTTGTCTTGCAGGATGATCTAACCGCATTGGGTCGCTTAGTATTAGCGTTGGCCTGTCGCTGTCTGCAGTCCGTGCAGCGTGATAATGTACAGTCTAGCATTGATATGGTGACCCGTAACTATTCCACCGATCTACGTAATTTTATTGTGTAAGCTTAGCAGTCAGCACATCATTGAGATATtcgttattatttaaatattattatcatattcaatttatagtTACCTCTTCACCACGAATAACCGCCGCTCTGTAACGGATCTGATGCCCATGATTGGTGCACGTTTCTATACGCAACTGGATGCGCTGCAGGCCCAAGTTGATATGCAAGATGATGAGCTGGCCAAGGAGATGGAGAACGGTCGTCTATATCGCATATTGGTTAAACTGAACAGCATCAATGAACGGCCCGagtaaattatacaaaaagaaacattACTTGCATAcgcttatttaattatactcAATTTTATAGCTTCAATTTGGACTGCACTTGGTCAGAGACTGGTGATAGATATATGCTGAAATTATTCCGTGATTTTTTATTCCATTCCGTCACTGAGGATGGCCGACCCTGGCTGGATCACGCACATATTGTACAATGCCTCAATAAGCTGGATGCTGGCTCTATCGAGCGTGTAAGTAGATGTAacacttaaattaaatgtacatatattaatcTGCTGTTCTTGTTATTTTCTAGGTGCAACTCATGTCACGCGATGAGCAATCGGTACTAATTGTCTCCTATGCTGAACTCAAGAATTGTCTGGAGAACGCCTTCTCCGAACTGATGTCGAGTGCGGCCAACTGATGAGCACCTCAAAACACTTAAATAAACGAttcaacaacagaaaaaaacaacaacaacatcatcatcatcatcaacaacaacagcaacattaacaacaacaataagaagaaACACGCGCAGCTCATTTAAGCCACGCCTAGTGTCCCTATACCCTACCTCTTCCCCTCCCACTACTCGACCACAAGCAACTACAATTAAAtggtttaatataaaaaaagaagagaaaaaacatTCATTATATTAACTAAGACATTTTTAGGCGTATGCCGagtaaaacataataaacaacaaaataattaaattaaataaataaacataaacaacataCGCAGATTTATATTGTTAAGCCAAgaaaaaagataaagatacaaaaataatgataatgataaaaatgaaagaaaaccaacaacaactgataTCCAATGTTATGTTAGATCTTAACTACATTTTAGGCATTTAAACTtacacagaaaataaaaccaacaaacatcaaataaaccaacaacaaacagaaaaggagcaacaactttttgaaaacgaaATCTCtccaaaaacaatgaaaacgattcaaaaaaataaaaatatacaaaaaaatgtaaacgaaagaaaaaactgaaaaacaaccaaaaaaaaaaacttgcaaaatttgttaaagcaaaaaaaacaaaacaaaaacttaaaaaatgtacgaaaatgagcaaaatgaGAAAGTTGATCTATTTTTACAGAGCTaaataaaagaagagaaagaaagtatttatatgtattataaaaaaatctataaaaactaaactaaacaaaaaaattgtaaaataaatctaaCGAAAATTGTGCAGTGCGAAAATGTTAAGCAACAAAAAGatatgtaaaaacaaaaacaacaacaaacaaaaagaaaacaaaacaaggaACCACTTCAAATGTTTTAAGCATTGTCTGAGCGCCTGCCTATATTCccctacagcaacaacaacaacaagaactacaacaagaacaaccaaacacaaaaatgaaacatttcttatttttcaactaatatttttatagcgaaatattttttaaaaaacgatttaagcaagagaaatggaaatgaagaaaactatttgtagaaaaaaaaaacgaaaaacgcaaatgaaattgttggtTTAAGAAGAAGAACATGCAAAGCGACGCACAGCGCGACTTGGCAAGTtgctcaaaaacaaaaacaaaaacaaacataaaaataatgtatgaATGaagaataacaataacaataacaaagaagATAACGAAATCGTCTAGGCCACACAGCGtgatatgtatatacatattctatttttcttattttgtttttttttctatttaaatgtacAACTCTTGatgcaatatttataattatttaacacatacacacaccttTACAATGCACGCTCTCAAAATtgcaagtacaacaacaaaattacgAAGAAGTCtgtctatttaaatatatatgtatatatttatgtatatgtatatattattttaaatgctaaatCCCAATTAGCGCCAATGGGGCAAAAAGTCGCGTTGCGCCTGCGCGGCTGCATATCACTAAACCGAGAGAaatccaaaacaaaaaaccaaaaagaaaaaaaaaccttaaagAAATGGCTTCAACCactctacaacaacaacaactacaagaacaacaaccaccaaccagcaaaagaaaacaaaaacattttaaatttaaagtaatctTATGATTTATGTCCAACAGAGATGTTTCAGTCTCACTTTTCCGGCTGAATGCTCAGTTTAGCAGTTGCTCTGGATCCTTCATTTTTCTCCTGCTTCATCTGTTTCTAGAAcacttcaaaataaaagttgggTTTTGTTAGGTTTTTATTAGCTTTTGTTTACATCgatttttccaaaacttaCAATACTTTTAGTTTCGTTTATTTTGTACTCCTTTTCTTCAAACGCTTTTCTGTTTGTCAATCATAAATGCGTTCACGTACTTTTCTTTATTAAGTTATTGTATACTTCAAAGTAAgactaattaattatgtagttataattattattaaaaaaaacgaaaacgagaaaacctgcaaaaacaaaaaatgtaaaagaaaactttttgagaaaaaccgatacaaaaaaaataataaaatgtttaaacaaatGCGTATTTTATTCTTGAGCTGTATAGCAAGTGTTCGTTAagatattgtattaaaaagtCCTAAGAGAATATCAACGAATGACAGAAGAATTCTCCGACTATCCCCTACTGCCACCTCGCCAGGTTACAAGTAAGTAATTGCCTCTTAATAAGatacaattcatttaaattatacaaagGTGCTACATAAAACGAAACCAACTGAAACTTTCCCCAAGCTTATAAggcaaatttatatatgtagtacatattaataatatacatataatattgtattatgtatataaactaattaaaaaataacttcgGGGAAAAATATACCGAATGTATCTGTTTAAAACGTTTCAGTATTGCGGTTcttcaaaatgtatttaattacgGAAAAGAATAGGTTCCAGTACCAATAATAATCTGGAATGTTCCGAAAATGCAATCCAACCAAAAACGTATGGGCATATTTAGTTGGTTTGTATTTATGGAATATTCCtgaatgaaacggttagtttcggttatcAGTTCCGGAACCCATTCCAGTGTCGTTACTTGTTAACAAGAAAACGATTCGTTACTCTTTGGCCAGCAGCTAAAACTGGTTGAGAACTACAAGCTTAGCAAACGTTTGCCTTATCCGAGTTCGTTGAAACGGCACATGCGCAGTTCAAAGAGAGTGCAAGCAACTCTGGTGGTTGAATTGCTGACGCCGCTAAGTATGCCACAAATGTAGAGAGTTTTTTTGCAGCTGATTCGCTTGTAATTCACAAGTAGTTCTAGCAGCGAGCGAGTAGCATAGCTGGCTGTTGGTTCGTTCAAATCACTCTGGCTTCTCTTCAGTTGTCGAATAAATCTTTCGCCTTTTACTAAAGATTTCCGTGGAGAGGAGCACTCTAATGagtctaaaataatttttgctaGTGCCCGATTGCAAAATTGGgccatttataaatacattacagttaaattttaaaaatattgataagcTGTCCGGTTGGACAAAATTAGTTATAATAGCGTCAAATATTGCATCGGAGATTTTCAACTcgtgttatttaaattatattgtagTTCTTTTTTACCATAAGATTAGTTTTTTACTAATTATGGTGGATCATGGTGGTTAAATGAAAAGAGAgttgttgtgtattttttggaagtgttgttttattttaactaagtAATTACATcgtataatacaaattttatagttaaaacttgaaaatgtACAACTTTCGTTTTAGTGGCAGGCAAAATAAGAATGAGTTTCAGATGGAATAGTAGTAAATTTgaagattattttttttatgagtatataattttgataaacttCTGTCTTCTCTTATTGTGATTATCacagtttaatatataaaagttcGATCGTTTTTATATAccctttgtatttttttttgctcgttaaataatatattcgaATCGAACGAAAGGAAATGCGAAAGCTGTGTtcacttttgttgtttgtttgtttgtttgttttttgttaggGGGCAACTACATAAAAGTTGTGCATTCATTTTTAGctaaaacataaaaactacttaaatgctatgtatttaattaagcttacatttagtacaaaaaattCAGCAGAGCTTTAGCAAAGTTTTTGAGTAtttgttctctttttttatatatcgaGTTAGTGGTGATTGGGGGCGGGGAGCAGCAAAAGAGCAAAACTAAATCgcaattttcaaactaaaactaGGGCATCATTTCATAATATATACTCGAACTCGTATTAACAACTTGCAGAGGGCCAACAAAATAAGGCCTTAACAAGAATCCATCTCTTGTATATGGATTTAGGCAGGTGCCTCCGTTGGCGCGTGGCAACCCTCGACATTTTCGGGCCAATCGCAGACATTCTCTTGGGGATTGAAGACCAGGTTGGCAGGACATGGCATATGATGTTTGCGTTCACCCTCGCACATATAATAATGTGTGCAGTCGGCCCAATCCTTGTGGTAGCTAATATGACCATCCTCCTCCGCGCAGGTTACATCATGAGCTATAGATTAAAGAACAAAATGAATCTCTAACAAGTTTTTTTGGGAATTTTCTTAGGAACTTACGATCTTTTGTCGTGTAGGCGCCGCGTGGTCCATGGGATTCGTAGGGTCCATCGTATTCGAGTGCAACCTTATAGTCCTTGAGCTCATCGCTGAGGGAAGTCAGCAGTGGATATTTGCCATTGCCGCAGCGTCCAGAGAAGTCGTCCATATCAATGGACCAGACCATAATGCCACCAAAGCCTTGCTCCTTCAGCCATTCCGTCTTTGGAAGATAACATTgtgaattttcatttctatGATAAACCTAGAACTGGAACTCACCTTAGTCTTGAGAGAACGTTCATCGTCAAAGCCCACCCATTGGTTGCCTTTGTAGGCGAAGGGCACCTGCTGCTCCGAGTCCCACACCAGCGTGGTGTTGTCAGCCGCCAAGAAGGTGCACACCTCGTAGTAGCTCAGGAAACCCGCCTCGTTGGTGAACTTACCCGCCTTACCACCACCAGAAGATGGGGATCCAATGTCGAATTGTGTCTCATTGACCAGCTCAAAGCTGCGTCCATAGGTGGGCATGCCAATGAGCAGCTTCTCCTTGGGTGCACCCTGCTTAACCCATTCGCGAGCGCTGAAATCCACAGTCAGTTTCTTTTGGTAACCCGTCGCCGATTCCAGAGGGAACAGCGGTGAATTGTGGCCAACAGTGCGTTCCCATTGGCCATGGAAATCATAGGTCATCACATTGATAAAGTCCAGGTACTTGGAGATCTCAGGCACATCGTAGCCAGCGGCAATGGCCTCAAAGGAGGCGGGTACGGCAGCAGTTAGCAGTAGGCGTGGCAAGCCCGATGACTTGGCTTCTCCTTCAAAAGCCACACGCAATTCACGCAGTAGATTCACATAGGCAATGCGATCCTCAACGCCACGTGGATACTCCCAGTCGACATCCAAACCATTAAACTTGTAATCACGCAGAAAATCAATGGCCTCATAGACAAACTGATTCATGCGGAAGACATTCGAGGTGAGCTCCTTGAATGGAGTCGAACCAAAGGCCCAGCCACCAATTGCCAGCAGAATTTGCAGATCGGGATTCGCATCACGCAAGTCAATGAGACTCTCATAGTTCTCGGGATCATCATCGCTCGCCTCTGCCAGTTTGTAATCCTGCAAGGTGGCAAACGCGTAGACAATGTGCGTGCAGAGCTTGGGATCAATGTTGTCAGGACCAAACTTGCCAGCGCCAGGACGCTTGGCCGACCAGCTGGTGAGATAACAAAAGACTTGAGCGGGACGAGctgagagagaaaaataaataaattatatattcacGATGCATTTGAGACAAAAATTGTTggactaaatttaaattcagctaacaaaaatatgtaaattttaattgtaaactatttatgctttttgcacaagattacttaaaaatctataatatCTAAACAAGgataaacaaattgttattattatttttattttttttttgattagatTGGTACAATTTTATTGCGTTTCATTCTTCAAGAATTGAAAAACACATTTCAGAAAAACATGACGGTGAACAAATTCGTACGGacaacttttttaaaagaaatattcatatatacatttaaaaaccTTTACTTCAAGatcttttcttaaaaaaaattcaacgaaaaaacaaactttttaaaaatagagaaGACCTTTATATTCTGAgaccattttttgttttgttgctctttAATTTCCCTATAGAAGAAATTGACTTACTGTTCTGTTCGTACggacaaattttttaaaagaaatattcatatatacat
This genomic interval carries:
- the LOC117789127 gene encoding PAN2-PAN3 deadenylation complex subunit PAN3 isoform X4; translated protein: MDPIFFSPTNGIPSESKLATYMVTPQSPEFIPTRINSSPNFYPPYHMNNGLNGVNGLTAAAAAAAATVTATASTASVSISKTSNGSNPSILSMQKTTSVATVSLTQQQQQQQQQQQQKQQQQQQTSLVNATVTASSAPIAISGSAPPNPAAAPFVSSMSAQTPLKSRNAMMRQDSPTSALIGGEKSPPHGMTPHGASPIPTTLPASVHQENVGGTIYFYPTANAQNNQPVVNSVVVDAAHPAHPAHHGVVNAVAPLSAVPSQLMYSGHVYPGPASNVIAMQPKTQLESAFFMPDEMRTDILARNEISNLIMDAAEAAQHALPLEVDNYHALYPLEPPAQAMHNKLTLPASTYRATHNSTGFKYCLRRLHGFRLQSTKCMTLVEMWKKLQHTNVVQLREVFTTKAFGDNSLVLVYDYYPGSQTLLAKYFTPTPEANGYTDPFQGEARPFSHKSNMQRTNNGPLLPESTIWSIIMQLTAGLRAIHQAGLACKILDPTKIIVTGKRVRFSSCCVSDITQFDPNAANPLALVNMHQQDDLTALGRLVLALACRCLQSVQRDNVQSSIDMVTRNYSTDLRNFIVYLFTTNNRRSVTDLMPMIGARFYTQLDALQAQVDMQDDELAKEMENGRLYRILVKLNSINERPDFNLDCTWSETGDRYMLKLFRDFLFHSVTEDGRPWLDHAHIVQCLNKLDAGSIERVQLMSRDEQSVLIVSYAELKNCLENAFSELMSSAAN
- the LOC117789127 gene encoding PAN2-PAN3 deadenylation complex subunit PAN3 isoform X3 — protein: MSTFLNNFFPADTAAMDPIFFSPTNGIPSESKLATYMVTPQSPEFIPTRINSSPNFYPPYHMNNGLNGVNGLTAAAAAAAATVTATASTASVSISKTSNGSNPSILSMQKTTSVATVSLTQQQQQQQQQQQQKQQQQQQTSLVNATVTASSAPIAISGSAPPNPAAAPFVSSMSAQTPLKSRNAMMRQDSPTSALIGGEKSPPHGMTPHGASPIPTTLPASVHQENVGGTIYFYPTANAQNNQPVVNSVVVDAAHPAHPAHHGVVNAVAPLSAVPSQLMYSGHVYPGPASNVIAMQPKTQLESAFFMPDEMRTDILARNEISNLIMDAAEAAQHALPLEVDNYHALYPLEPPAQAMHNKLTLPASTYRATHNSTGFKYCLRRLHGFRLQSTKCMTLVEMWKKLQHTNVVQLREVFTTKAFGDNSLVLVYDYYPGSQTLLAKYFTPTPEANGYTDPFQGEARPFSHKSNMQRTNNGPLLPESTIWSIIMQLTAGLRAIHQAGLACKILDPTKIIVTGKRVRFSSCCVSDITQFDPNAANPLALVNMHQQDDLTALGRLVLALACRCLQSVQRDNVQSSIDMVTRNYSTDLRNFIVYLFTTNNRRSVTDLMPMIGARFYTQLDALQAQVDMQDDELAKEMENGRLYRILVKLNSINERPDFNLDCTWSETGDRYMLKLFRDFLFHSVTEDGRPWLDHAHIVQCLNKLDAGSIERVQLMSRDEQSVLIVSYAELKNCLENAFSELMSSAAN
- the LOC117789127 gene encoding PAN2-PAN3 deadenylation complex subunit PAN3 isoform X1, whose translation is MSTFLNNFFPADTAAMDPIFFSPTNGIPSESKLATYMNRQNVTTTTGYGLNNGNGNGNGNSNNGFSLLNLDSPLAVNKKSQVTPQSPEFIPTRINSSPNFYPPYHMNNGLNGVNGLTAAAAAAAATVTATASTASVSISKTSNGSNPSILSMQKTTSVATVSLTQQQQQQQQQQQQKQQQQQQTSLVNATVTASSAPIAISGSAPPNPAAAPFVSSMSAQTPLKSRNAMMRQDSPTSALIGGEKSPPHGMTPHGASPIPTTLPASVHQENVGGTIYFYPTANAQNNQPVVNSVVVDAAHPAHPAHHGVVNAVAPLSAVPSQLMYSGHVYPGPASNVIAMQPKTQLESAFFMPDEMRTDILARNEISNLIMDAAEAAQHALPLEVDNYHALYPLEPPAQAMHNKLTLPASTYRATHNSTGFKYCLRRLHGFRLQSTKCMTLVEMWKKLQHTNVVQLREVFTTKAFGDNSLVLVYDYYPGSQTLLAKYFTPTPEANGYTDPFQGEARPFSHKSNMQRTNNGPLLPESTIWSIIMQLTAGLRAIHQAGLACKILDPTKIIVTGKRVRFSSCCVSDITQFDPNAANPLALVNMHQQDDLTALGRLVLALACRCLQSVQRDNVQSSIDMVTRNYSTDLRNFIVYLFTTNNRRSVTDLMPMIGARFYTQLDALQAQVDMQDDELAKEMENGRLYRILVKLNSINERPDFNLDCTWSETGDRYMLKLFRDFLFHSVTEDGRPWLDHAHIVQCLNKLDAGSIERVQLMSRDEQSVLIVSYAELKNCLENAFSELMSSAAN
- the LOC117789127 gene encoding PAN2-PAN3 deadenylation complex subunit PAN3 isoform X2, whose amino-acid sequence is MDPIFFSPTNGIPSESKLATYMNRQNVTTTTGYGLNNGNGNGNGNSNNGFSLLNLDSPLAVNKKSQVTPQSPEFIPTRINSSPNFYPPYHMNNGLNGVNGLTAAAAAAAATVTATASTASVSISKTSNGSNPSILSMQKTTSVATVSLTQQQQQQQQQQQQKQQQQQQTSLVNATVTASSAPIAISGSAPPNPAAAPFVSSMSAQTPLKSRNAMMRQDSPTSALIGGEKSPPHGMTPHGASPIPTTLPASVHQENVGGTIYFYPTANAQNNQPVVNSVVVDAAHPAHPAHHGVVNAVAPLSAVPSQLMYSGHVYPGPASNVIAMQPKTQLESAFFMPDEMRTDILARNEISNLIMDAAEAAQHALPLEVDNYHALYPLEPPAQAMHNKLTLPASTYRATHNSTGFKYCLRRLHGFRLQSTKCMTLVEMWKKLQHTNVVQLREVFTTKAFGDNSLVLVYDYYPGSQTLLAKYFTPTPEANGYTDPFQGEARPFSHKSNMQRTNNGPLLPESTIWSIIMQLTAGLRAIHQAGLACKILDPTKIIVTGKRVRFSSCCVSDITQFDPNAANPLALVNMHQQDDLTALGRLVLALACRCLQSVQRDNVQSSIDMVTRNYSTDLRNFIVYLFTTNNRRSVTDLMPMIGARFYTQLDALQAQVDMQDDELAKEMENGRLYRILVKLNSINERPDFNLDCTWSETGDRYMLKLFRDFLFHSVTEDGRPWLDHAHIVQCLNKLDAGSIERVQLMSRDEQSVLIVSYAELKNCLENAFSELMSSAAN